The Corynebacterium coyleae genome segment CCGTGCACCACGCCGGGGGCGACCTTGAGGTCGAGGTTGTGGACGACGTCTGTGTGTCCATAGGTTTTGGTCAGACCGTGGGTCTGAATAATCGGTGTTTCCATGTCCTCAAGGCTCGCGCATGACACGGGCCTTCCGCGTCGGCACAGGGCACGATTTTGGGCGTGATACCCAGGTATGACGCGGCTTAGGAATCCAACAGATCCGCGCGCGAGACCAACCCGGTCCGGTACGCGAAAAGGGCCGCGTGCACCCGGTCGCGCGACTGCGTCTTCGCCAGCACCCGGCCCACGTGCGTTTTCACCGTGGGCATGGAGATGAACATCCGCTCCGCGATCTCGCCGTTGCTCCAGCCCCGGGCAATCGCGATGAGTACTTCGCGCTCGCGTTCGGTGAGCTCACCCAGCGCGAGGCGGTCGGCGGCGGACAGGGCCACAGCCTTCTCTGTCGGAGCAGCAAGCGTTGCGACGATCCGGTTCGTCGCCCGCGGCGAAATCACCGCGTCACCGCCTGCAACCGTGCGGATCGCGTCCAGCAGCGCCTCCGGTTCCGCGTCCTTGAGCAGGAACCCGCTCGCGCCCGCGCCAATCCCGCCGAGCACGTAGGCCTCGTCGTCGAACGTGGTCAGCACGATCACCTTGGTGTCCGGATGGTGCTGGGTGATACGCCGGGTGGCCGCGATGCCGTCGAGGACGGGCATTTGCACGTCCATAAGCACAATGCCCACCGGATCGCTGTCGCACGCCTGCACTGCCTCCTCGCCGTTCGCGGCAAGCCAGCGGACCTCCATGTCCGGCTGGGAGTCCAGCACGTTGCGGATGCCGTGGAGAAACAACGCTTGGTCGTCTGCGAGTCCGAGAGTGATCATGAGTTCAGCGGGATCCTTGCCATTGTGGTACAGGTGCCGGCGGGGGTGGCGGACGCGGTCACCGTGCCACCGGAAAGCGCCGCGCGCTGCCGCATGCCCTCCACTCCGTGGCCCGGACGAGTGGTCGCGCCGGGAGCGACCGGGTTCGTCATTTCAACCACGACGTTATCTGCGCCCCAGCGCACCGCGAGCTCGGCGTGGCCGGTGCCGTGCTTCATGGCGTTGGTCAGGGACTCCTGCACGATGCGCTGGACGGTAAGCGCGGTGGCCGGGGCCAGGTGCTCGGGAGGGGTGCCCTCGGCGGTGTATGCGACGTTAAGCCCGCCCGCGCGGCTGGTGGCGACCAGGCCGTCGATGTCCAGTTGCGTTGTTGGTTCAACGGGGCGCTGTTCAGGGGCGCGGAGCAGCTCCACCACGCCGCGCATCTGGCGCAGCGAGTCGCGGCCGACGTTGCCGATGGTGCGCAGCGCCTCGTCCTTCGCCTCCGGGGTGGCGGCAAAGCGCGCGCCGTCGGCCTGTGCGACGATGACGGTCAGCGAGTGGGTGACAATGTCATGGATCTCTCGCGCGAGGTGGGCGCGCTGCTCCTGGGCATCGCGCTCGAACTGCTCACGCTGTCGGGCCAGATCCTTCTCCGCGGTCTCCTCGGCACGGCGGCGCAGCTCGCCGAACAGCAGCGCCACGGTCAGCAGAATGATGCTCCAGAAGACGTAGGGGAGTCGCTCGGCAGGCTCGAGCGCGGTGAGCGCGGGGATGACGAACGCGGTGGCTGCGGCGTCGCCAAGCAGCAGTGCACCCGTGGCGAAGTCGCGGTGCGGGGCGGGCAGGTGGCGCCTGGCGATGTAGGCGGCGAGCGGCGCCACGGCGATTGTGCCGACGGGGAGCGATGCGCAGAACGCCGCGGGAATGAGCACCGTAAGGATCGCAGCGAACGTTTCCAGTGGCCAGCGCCAGCGGGTAAACGGGGCCGCAACGGCGCAGGCCAGCAGTGCGAGCCCGACGACCAACTGCCGCGAATCCGGCAGCAGCCCAACTAGGCAGGGGACCAGCATGAATGCTGCCATGTTCGCATTGCGGATCCGCACTGCGCGGGTAGTGGAAAAGTTCATGGCCGTCCACGCTACTTAGCGCCGCGGGCTGTCGCGTCGTACCGCAGTATGACGTTTAGGACTTCACCAGCCGCGCGATAGCGGCAGACGCCTCTTTGATCTTGTCCTCGGCTTCTTGCCCGCCTTTGATGGCATTGGCGACGCAGTGCTCCAAGTGATCGTCCAGCAAGCCCAGTGCTACGCCCTTCAGCGCTGCGTTGACGGCGCTGATCTGGGTGAGGATGTCGATGCAGTAGGCGTTTTCGTCGATCATGCGGTGAATACCGCGGGTCTGCCCCTCGATACGTTTGAGCCGAGCGAGGTAGCGGTCTTTATCGCTGATGTAGCCGTGGTCGTTCATTATGGGTCTCCTTGTTTGGTGTGGACGGTACCGGGCTACTTGGACCGGTTAAGTATCCGGTCGGTGCTGCTCTGTGGGGTGAGGTCGAGTCGGCGGAGCAGTTGCGCGTTGAGGGCGACGACGACGGTCGAGGCAGACATCAGGATCGCACCGACGCTCATCGGCATCACGAAGCCGATTGGAGCGAGGATACCGGCGGCCAGCGGCACGGACAGCAAGTTGTAGCCGGCCGCCCACCACAGGTTCTGCTTCATCTTCCGGTAGGTCTCTCGCGAGAGCTCAATGACCGAGAGCACAGATCGCGGATCAGAGCTTGCCAGGATGACCTCCGCCGAGCCGATGGCCACGTCGGTGCCCGCACCGATCGCGATACCGACATCGGCCTGGGCCAGCGCCGGTGCGTCGTTGACACCGTCGCCGACCATGGCGACCTTGTGGCCCTCGGCTTGCAGTTCCTTGACCTTTGCGGCCTTGTCCTCCGGCCGCACACCGGCGAAGACCCGATCGATGCCCAATTCGCCCGCTACGGTGTTCGCCACGGCCTGCGCGTCGCCGGTGATCATGACGACTTGAGCACCCGATGCGTGCAGTGCGTCGACGGCGTCGCGGGATTCGGGGCGGATCTCGTCGGCAAGCCGGAGTGCTCCGATCACCTCGCCGTCGGCGAGAACGTGGAGAATGATCGCGCCCTCCTTTCGCCACTCGTCGGCGACCGGAAGCTCCGCGGCGGAATGCTGCTCAAGCAGGTAGGGGCCACCGACCTCGATTACCTCACCGTCGACAGTTGCTTTCACACCCACGGCTGGCGATGAAGAGAAGTCGGTGGCCTGCGGCACGGCCACATCGCGAGCTTGAGCGGCCCCAGTGATGGCACGGGCGAGCGGGTGCTCGCTGTCTGCTTCAGCGGCCGCTGCCAGGGCCAGCACGTTCGTTTCCTCGTACCCGCGCACGGGTTCGATCGCGGTGACGGTGGGCTCACCCTTGGTCAACGTGCCGGTCTTGTCGAACAACACAGCGTCGACTGAGCGCATCGATTCGAGCGCGAGCCGATCCTTGATCAATACCCCGCCGCGTGCCGCGCGCTCAGTCGCGATTGAGACGACCAGCGGGATGGCAAGGCCGAGGGCGTGGGGGCAGGCGATGACGAGCACCGTGATAGTGCGCACTACCGCGTCATTTGGCACACCGACGACGGTCCAGACCACAGCGGTCAGAATGGCGGCGCCGAGGGTGAACCAGAACAGCAAGGCAGCAGCCTTGTCCGCGAGACGTTGCGCGCGTGACGACGATTCCTGCGCATCGGTGACGAGCTTTTGAATGCCGGCCAGCGCGGTGTCGCCACCCGTGGCCGTTACTTCGATGCGCAGGCCCGAGTCTGTCGCGATGGTGCCAGCGACCACGTGCTCGCCTTCACCGCGGCGCACCGTTTTCGATTCACCGGTGACCATCGACTCGTCCATGCTGGCGCTGCCGTCGACAATTGTGCCGTCGGCAGGCACGGACGCGCCGGGCCGCACGATCACGACATCGCCGACCTCAAGATCCGCCGGAGTGACCTTCACCACTTCGTCGCCGTCGATCTTTTCGGCCTCGTCGGGCAGAAGAGCGGCGAGCGAATCCAGGGCCGAGGTGGTTTGGGCGAGGGAGCGCATCTCGATCCAGTGCCCCAGCAGCATGATGACCACCAGCAGCGCCAGTTCCCACCAGAAATTCAGCCCACGGTCCAGCAAGTTCAGGCTCGCACCCCAAGACGAGACGAAGGCGACCGTGATCGCGAGCGCGATCAGCAGCATCATGCCGGGTTTGCGGGAGCGGATCTCTGAGACCGCCCCGGTCAAGAACGGCCGGCCTCCCCAGAGGTAAATGACTGTGCCCAAAAGTGGTGAGATCCACCGGGCCCATTCCGTGTCTGGCAGCTGATAGCTGATGAGATGGGCGAAAGTGCTGTTGAACCCGACGACCGGGATCGCGAGAACCAGCATGATCCAGAAGAGTCTGCGGAACTGGGCAACGTGATCACCGTGTCCTGCGTGTCCTGCGTGGTCGTGACCACCGTGTCCTGCATGGGCCTCGTGAGCGTCATGCTCATGATGGCTGGCGTGCCCACCGGGTTCGGTGCCGGAGTGGGCGTGCCTGTCGTTCATGGTTCTGTCCTTTCGTTGCTATTCGTGGTTGTGATCGGTTCGGCCGCGCCGGGGGCTAGTGCGGCGACCGTCTCCCACGTTAATACCCCATGGGGGTATAAGTCCAGGGGGTGGTCTCGATGCATGCAGCCGGACGTTTCACCTTTCGTGGGCGCGGGACTACACTGCGCCGACATGCGAGTATTAGCGGCGATGAGCGGGGGAGTCGACTCTTCAGTTGCGGCGGCGCGTCTTGTGGAGGCCGGCCACGATGTTGTCGGCGTGCACCTTGCATTGAGCAAAGATGCGCAGCAGACGCGAGAGTCTGCCCGCGGGTGCTGCTCGCTCGAGGACTCTGCCGATGCGCGTCGCGTGTGCGACAAGCTGGGCATCCCGTTTTACGTGTGGGATTTCTCTGACCGGTTTAAAGAAGAGGTCATTGACAACTTCGTGTGGTCGTATGAGAACGGCGAGACCCCAAACCCGTGCCTGCGTTGCAACGAGAAGATCAAGTTCGCGGCTCTGCTGGACCGTGCGGTCACGCTCGGCTTCGATGCGATTGCCACAGGGCACTACGCAATTATCGACGACACCGGCAACCTGCGTCGCTCGACCGACCCGAACAAAGACCAGTCGTATGTGCTCGGCGTGCTGACCCGCGACGAGTTGGACCGCTGCATCTTCCCGGTCGGTGATACGGAAAAACCCCAGATCCGCGAGGAGGCCGCCCGCCACGGGTTTGCTACTGCCTCCAAACCGGATTCTTACGACATCTGCTTCATCCCCGATGGCAACACCCAGGCGTTTCTGGGGCGCTCCATCGGCATGCGCCCCGGCATGATTCGGGACACCGAAGGCAACGAACTCGCCGAGCACGACGGCGCGTTCCAGTACACGATCGGCCAGCGCAAGGGCTTGAACCTCCGCGTGCCTGCCGCTGACGGCAAGCCGCGCTACGTCACCGATGTGGACACGGCCACCGGCACCGTGACCGTCGGCCCGCGCGACGCGCTGCGCGTCACGGAGATCACCGCCGACCGCCTGAAAGTGCTGCACCCGGCGATGGCCGACGCAGCCGAGTTCGAGGCAAACGTGCAGATCCGCGCCCACGGTGGCGTTGTGCCGTGCACTGCGCGTATCGCGGGCGACCAGATGACGCTTACCCTCCACCAGCCACTCGAGGGCGTGGCCCGCGGCCAGGCAGCGGTGTTGTACCTGCCTGACCCGGATGGCCTGGGCGACATCGTGCTCGGCTCAGGCACGATCTGCGCGACAGCATGATCGCACCAACCGCGTTCGGCATCGGGCCCCTGCCCGGGACAGATCTGGCAAAGGCTGCCGATGTCGTGCTCTCCGAGTCACCGCTGCCGCACGTCCCGCAACTGCCGGACCGCGGCGTCGGCTCCGATCTCATTGGGCGCACCGCAGCGCTGCTCGAGATCCCAATCGCGCCGGGCCCGCGCGGGTGGCGCGTTGCCGCCCGTAAGCGCGCAGACGCCGACCGCATGGTGCGTGACCTCGACCACCTCGAGGAGCTCTGGCACGGCAAAGTAGACACGGTCAAGGTGCAGCTTGCTGGCCCGTTCACGCTCGCCGCCGAGGTAGAGATGGCCAACGGCCACCGCATGATCACCGACCCCGGCGCGCTGCGCGACCTCACCGACGCGCTGCTCGAAGCCTGCAACCAGCACCGCAGCGATGTCGCCGGCCGCTTCGGCGCCACGGTGCTCCAACTCGACGAGCCACGCCTCGGCGACGTCATGGCCGGCACGCTCAAAGGCGCGACTGACTACGAAACCATCGCGGCGATCCCGGAGCCACAGGAGACCCTGCAACGCTTCGGCGAGCATCTGTTGCACACGCCTGTGCTTATCGACGACACCCCGTGGCAGACCACCGACCCCCGCACCTGCAACCGCGACGCGCTGGCGCGTCTGCTCGATACGGGGACGCGCATCGCGATCCCGACCATGCAGCCGCGCGAACTGTATCGCGTGTTCGACGAGTTACAGATCGACCCGGCACAGACCCAGATCGATGTGTACGCCGAGCCGGCAGACACGCTGCTTGCAAGCGCGCGCAGTTACGCTGCCGCTCGCGAAATGCACGAAGAACTGGCAAGCCAGTAAAAGTGAGTTAGCCCTGCATTGGCCAGGCGGTGAGCACACCTGAGGCGTCGCGCCCGTTGGCCTCAAAGTACTTCTTGCGATCGGTCTGCATGCGGAAGTACTCCACGGCCTGCCACTCCATGAGGTCGCCAGACTCCATCTGGGCGAGGTCTGGGTAGGCCTTGCGCACCTGCATCCAGGCGACACGGGCGGCAGCGAACGCGTCGGCGGTTGCCTCGTGTGCGTTGTCGATGCGCACCCCGTAGTGCTCGCACATCGCGGTCAGGTTGCGTGGGCCCTTGCGGTAGCGGTCCTTCGCGCGGTCGACCACCAGCGGGTCGAACACGGGGCCGGTGACGGTGAAATCACCGGTGAGGTTGCGCAGCACCGTTAAGTCGTAGGGGGCGTTAAACACCACGAGCGTCAGGCCGTCTTCCCAGCCCTTCTTGATCGCCTCGACGGTCTCGCGCACCACCTCGTCGTGGTCGCGCCCCTCCGCGCGCGCCTTCTCCGTCGTAATACCGTGCACCTTGGCGGCTTCTTCGGGGATTTCAATCCCGGGATCGGCGAGGGTTTCGTTGGCGTCGACCACGCCGTCGTCGATACGCACAAGCGCAGACGTGACCACGCGAGCCTCGCGCGGGTTAGCGGAGGTGGTCTCCAGGTCGAAGGAGAGCATGCGGGAGGCATCGAATGTGGCCATGCCGGTCATTGTAACGAGCGCGCCGACACGAGTGATCCAAAGTCGTTAACCGAGCTTCCGGACTCCGATAAAGCTGGAGAGCGGAGTTGGATCTCGATTGAGGTCATAAGTGCGCAACAGGTCGATGTACACGCTCTTATCCAGGTCCCAGTCGTATTCATAAGTATGGGGAAGACCCTGTGACGCAGCAAATACGAGATCAGCCATGAGACGGGTGACTCGGCCGTTACCGTCGGTGAACGGATGGATACGAACTAGCTCAGCGTGGGTAGCAATACCCAACTGTCTGGCGGTGAGTAACGAAGCCTCTGCTTGATAACCAAGATTGCCAAAGGAAGCATGTAACTCAGTGGAAATGAATTGCGGATCCACACCGATATTGAGCCCAGTGCGACGGAACGCTCCAGACCAGGTCCAGATGCCGTCGAATAACCACCGGTGAAGCTCGACAAGGAACGATGTTGTCAGTATCTCGTCGAGATGAAGTTCCGAATTGTCGATGTCCTCGAGAACCCTCGCACGAGTAACTGCAAGGGTCTGCTGTTCGAGGCTATGAATTGTGAGCTTGTCAGGGATACGGTCAAAATGTTCGAGCAGCGCCGGTTCGAGCGCACTCATCTCATCTCCGTCGAGCGGGGTTTCGCCGTAGCCGGGGTCTAACCCCATCCGCGTTCCTCGAAAAGCCGTGAGAGGATTTGCTGTTCAAGCTCGGACGGTTCGTAGGTCTCAGGAACGGCACGGCTCTCAAGAGCCATCGAGGCACGTGCAGCGCGGATCGATGCCCCGGATGCTTCAAAGCATTGCGCGTGTGTTGCTGTCATGTTGTGCCTCCCTTCTTCTAGCGCATTGTAGTAGCAGATCGAGTGCCTTGCGGAATACAACCTGGTGAACTTGGGAGGCCTGCTGCAAGCGACAGGATGATTGTTTTAACACCTACACTGGCTCCTCGTGAGTGAAATTTCCGCTGATCTGCACCGTGAATGGGACGAACTAGCCGCCGAGGTCCGTAAGCACCGCGACCTGTATTACAACGGCCAGCCGGTAATTACCGACGCTGAGTTCGACGAGATGTTCCGCCGCCTCCAGAAGATGGAGGAGGATCACCCGGAGTTGGCGGTGCCGGATTCGCCAACGAAGCAGGTCGGCGCGCCGACGGCCGATTCCGCGTTCGCGGACGTAACACACCCCGAGCGCATGATGAGCCTGGATAACGTGTTCTCCGAAGAGGAGATGCGCGAGTGGCTGGACAAGACCCCGGGGCCGTACCTGGCGGAGTTGAAGATCGACGGGCTGTCCATCGACCTGATCTACGAAAACGGGGAACTGACCCGCGCAGCAACGCGTGGCGACGGCACTACCGGCGAGGACATCACCGCCAACGCGCGCGTCATCGAGGACATCCCGCACAAACTCACTGGCGACGCACCCGCGTTCCTCGAGGTCCGCGGCGAGGTATTCATCCGCCCTGAGGACTTCCCGGAACTCAATGAGTTGCGCCAAAAGGAAGGCGGCAAACCGTTCGCCAACCCCCGCAACACGGCAGCCGGCGGCCTACGCCAGAAGAATCCGGAGGACGTGAAGAAGCGCAAACTGCGCATGATCTGCCACGGCATCGGCGCACGCGAGGGCTTTACCCCCGAGACCCAGCATGAGGCGTACGAGAAACTCGCCGAGTGGGGCCTGCCGGTCTCTGAGTACACGCGCCGGGCTGAGACTGCGGACGATGTGCTCAAGGCCGTGAAGTACTGGGGTGAGCACCGCAATGATGCGATCCACGAGATGGACGGGCTTGTGGTCAAGGTGGATTCCGTCGCTGAACAGCGCGGGCTTGGCGCGACGTCGCGCGCGCCGCGTTGGGCGATTGCCTACAAGTATCCGCCGCAGGAGGTGACCACGAAACTGCTCGACATTGAGGTCTCTGTCGGTCGTACGGGCCGCGCGACGCCGTATGCGGTGCTGGAGCCGGTGTTCGTCTCAGGCTCGACGGTGTCTATGGCAACCCTGCACAACCAGCATGAAGTCAAGCGCAAGGGCGTGATGATCGGCGACACCGTGGTGGTGCGCAAGGCCGGCGAGATTATCCCCGAGGTGCTGGGCCCCGTTGCAGATCTTCGCGACGGCACCGAGCGCGAATTCGTCTACCCCGAGAACTGCCCCTCGTGCGGCACGAAACTTGCTCCCGCGAAGGAGGGCGACGCGGACTGGCGCTGCCCGAATACCCGCTCGTGCCCCGCACAGCTCGCCACCCGCCTGGAGTACATCGCATCACGCGGCGTATTCGATATCGAGGCACTCGGCGAGAAGGGCGCGGTCGACCTCATTGCCTCCGGGGTGCTGGAGGACGAAGCGAAGCTGTTCGACCTCACCGAGGAGGACCTGAAAAAGTCCAGCGTGTACACCCGCAAGGACGGCGAGGTCAACGCCTCCGGCAAGAAGCTCCTGGCCAACCTGGAAACCGCGCGGCACGCCGACCTGTGGCGCGTGATCGTGGCGCTATCCATCCGCCATGTCGGCCCCACCGCGGCTCGCGCGCTCGCGTCGCGCTTCCACTCGATGCAATCGCTTATCGACGCCCCCGTGGCCGACCTCGCCGAAACCGACGGCGTGGGCGACGTGATCGCCGAGAGCTTCAAAGAGTGGTTCACCGTGGACTGGCACCAAAACATCGTGGACAGCTGGGCCGCAGCCGGCGTGACTATGGAGTCGGACGATCAGGACCGCGCCCCGCAGACGCTGGAGGGGCTGACCATCGTCGCCACCGGCACGCTGGAGGGCTTCACCCGAGATGAAATTAAGGAAGCCATCCTGTCCCGCGGAGGCAAGGCGGCGGGTTCGGTGTCGAAGAAAACCGACTATGTGGTCGTCGGTGAAAACGCCGGCTCCAAGGCAGCGAAAGCCGAAGAGCTGGGCCGGCCGATCCTCACCGAGGCGCAGTTTGTGCAGCTGCTCGAGGGCGGCCCCGACGCGCTTGCGTAAGGCGCGCGGCGCTGAGGCCGACCAGCGCTGCCGCCCAGACGGCGAGGGCCCACCACAGCCAGATGGGGAACTGGCCGTTCCAGTTCACGCCGAATGAGAGCAACCACATCACCACTGCGGTGATGACCGCGTTGACGAGGGCGTAGATGGGGCCCTTGGCATTCCGCACGGCGCCGAAGGTCGAGGACGCAAGGAGCAGCAGAATCATGACGAGTGCGATCATCGGGTTTCCTCCATCAGGTCGATGCCGAGCGCGTCTACCCAGGCTTCGGTGTCGCCCGCGACGAACGCGGCGCGACTGTGGTCGGCGCGTTCCGGGTCCCAGACCAGCATGGTGCGGAAACCGCCGGTGCCGCCGTTGTGGAACGTGATTTCTTCACCGCCTCCGTCGAGGCTTGCCCAGCCATAGTCGGGCACACCGTGCGAGGACACCCATTCCACGTATTTGGCCATGTCGGCAGCAGTGGAGCGGATCGCGCCAGCCGGGGCCCAGCCGTCCATGTCCCACGGGCCGGCGGGGTGCCCGTTGGCGGCCAGGCCTGTCGGTGCTTCGTCGACGGTGCCAGGTAGCGCCACGTAGGTCGACGTCATGCCAGCGGGCTCGAAGATTCGGGTGCACAGCAGTTCGTCGTAGGGCACGCCGGCGTGTATGGCCAGCAGCTGGCCGAGCAGCGCGTGGCCGTAGTTTGAGTATTGTTCCTCGCCGCGGTTGTTCAGCTCGGCGGAACCGGCGGCGTCGAGTATGTCCTGCGGTGTGTCGCGCCGGTAGGGATTGCCGCCGTCGCGGATGTTCGCCACGAACATGTCCGCGAGGCTCAGACTTTCGGTGGGGGCGAGCCCGGAGGTGTGGTTGAGCAGCTCCTCGATGGTCACATCGGCGACGGGGGCGGAGGGGACGTCGATAAGCTCCTGCACCTGAGTATCCAGGCTGAGCTCGCCGGCGTCGATGAACTGGCGGACAAGCTCCGCGTTGAATGTTTTGGTGATCGAGCCGATTTCGAAGTCATTGTGCTCGTCGGCGCCGAGGCCGCCGAAGCGGACTTCGCCGTCGTCGTAGGTGAAGGCGGCGAGGTTGCGGTGGCCGTCTTCCGCGAGGTGTTCGAGGGCGGAGGAGATCTCGGCATCGCCAGTGTGCTCAGAGGCCACGGAAATGTCGCGGGGGCCGGTGGAGAGCATCAACGCGGCGGCGATGGCGGCGGCGATTACGCCGGCAGCAATGTTGGTAGCGCGCATCAGTGGTCCTCTCCGGCGATCACGATCGCCATGAGCGGGATAACGCGGGCCGGGGGAATCTCGAACATCCCGCCCTGCTTGCGCACCCAGCCGGCGGCCTGCAGTTCCTTCAGGTGGTGGTACGCGGTGCCGGTGGAGGAAACCAGCTCAGATTCGACCAGCTCCGTCACGCTCGCCGGTGCAGCTAAAAGGTGGCGCAAGATGGCGCCGCGGACGGGGTGCGCGAGCGCGGCGATGCGGTCCATTGCGTCGTCCCACGGTTGGTCCGTGATCCACGCTGTTGGGCGGATCCATTCGTAGGAGTAGGTGCCGGTCGGCAGTGTGATGTCGCCGGCGAAGGACACTCTGCCTTGCTCTGTTTCTTTGCTGGAACCGGGGAGTGGGGAGGGCTCGGGTGGTGATGCGTGTTCGAGCGCGGCGACGCGTGCTTCGAGGTCAGAGAGGCGTGCTTCAATCGGTTGCATGCTTTCTAGAATTACAGAATTCTAGAAAGCATGCAACGGCTGAGGTCTGCGCTAGCGCAGGATCGCGCCGATGATGTAGCCCAAATCGCCGACCTCGCGCACCTCGGAGGCCAAGAAATCGGGACCGCCCACACGGCCGACGACGAGCACGAGGTCGGTGCCGTGCAGGGGTGCCACGGTCAGGGCGGTGTCCAACTGGAACCAAGACTCTGGCACCCATTCGTCGAAATCGGGCTGCAAGATGCGCGCGCCCTCGATTGCGGGCATCTGCGGGGTGGAACCGTCATCCTCGGGCGCGGCGGAGGAGGCAGCGACGCGCTCCAAACCGGCGTCGGTGTTGCTCAGCACCACCGCCCAGGAGGAGGTGACGGCCTTCGGCATGACGTTGACCAACTCTTCGAGCGTGTCGGCCTGTTTGCCCGAATGTGCCGCGATCTGGGCGAGCATTTGGATCTGTCCGCGGCGGTCGACGCGCCCGGTGAAGGGGCGGATCGAGTCCACTTCGGCGCCGTCGACGGATGCGACGGCGGTGATCAGGGTGTCCACCATGACTCCGGTGGGCAGGGTGACCACGATGTCGTCGGTCACGGTGCCGTCGAGTGAGGACTCGACGATGTCCACGGAGTTGATGTCGGCCTCCACGATGCCGAACGCCTCAGCGAGCTGGCCGAGGCTGCCCGGCACATCGGGGAGTGAAACGCGGATGAGGTACGACATGGCCTTATTTATAGCAACTGGGGGAGAAGAAGCGGTGGCGCGA includes the following:
- the ligA gene encoding NAD-dependent DNA ligase LigA, which encodes MSEISADLHREWDELAAEVRKHRDLYYNGQPVITDAEFDEMFRRLQKMEEDHPELAVPDSPTKQVGAPTADSAFADVTHPERMMSLDNVFSEEEMREWLDKTPGPYLAELKIDGLSIDLIYENGELTRAATRGDGTTGEDITANARVIEDIPHKLTGDAPAFLEVRGEVFIRPEDFPELNELRQKEGGKPFANPRNTAAGGLRQKNPEDVKKRKLRMICHGIGAREGFTPETQHEAYEKLAEWGLPVSEYTRRAETADDVLKAVKYWGEHRNDAIHEMDGLVVKVDSVAEQRGLGATSRAPRWAIAYKYPPQEVTTKLLDIEVSVGRTGRATPYAVLEPVFVSGSTVSMATLHNQHEVKRKGVMIGDTVVVRKAGEIIPEVLGPVADLRDGTEREFVYPENCPSCGTKLAPAKEGDADWRCPNTRSCPAQLATRLEYIASRGVFDIEALGEKGAVDLIASGVLEDEAKLFDLTEEDLKKSSVYTRKDGEVNASGKKLLANLETARHADLWRVIVALSIRHVGPTAARALASRFHSMQSLIDAPVADLAETDGVGDVIAESFKEWFTVDWHQNIVDSWAAAGVTMESDDQDRAPQTLEGLTIVATGTLEGFTRDEIKEAILSRGGKAAGSVSKKTDYVVVGENAGSKAAKAEELGRPILTEAQFVQLLEGGPDALA
- a CDS encoding serine hydrolase domain-containing protein; the encoded protein is MRATNIAAGVIAAAIAAALMLSTGPRDISVASEHTGDAEISSALEHLAEDGHRNLAAFTYDDGEVRFGGLGADEHNDFEIGSITKTFNAELVRQFIDAGELSLDTQVQELIDVPSAPVADVTIEELLNHTSGLAPTESLSLADMFVANIRDGGNPYRRDTPQDILDAAGSAELNNRGEEQYSNYGHALLGQLLAIHAGVPYDELLCTRIFEPAGMTSTYVALPGTVDEAPTGLAANGHPAGPWDMDGWAPAGAIRSTAADMAKYVEWVSSHGVPDYGWASLDGGGEEITFHNGGTGGFRTMLVWDPERADHSRAAFVAGDTEAWVDALGIDLMEETR
- a CDS encoding ArsR/SmtB family transcription factor, which produces MQPIEARLSDLEARVAALEHASPPEPSPLPGSSKETEQGRVSFAGDITLPTGTYSYEWIRPTAWITDQPWDDAMDRIAALAHPVRGAILRHLLAAPASVTELVESELVSSTGTAYHHLKELQAAGWVRKQGGMFEIPPARVIPLMAIVIAGEDH
- a CDS encoding amino acid-binding ACT domain protein, whose protein sequence is MSYLIRVSLPDVPGSLGQLAEAFGIVEADINSVDIVESSLDGTVTDDIVVTLPTGVMVDTLITAVASVDGAEVDSIRPFTGRVDRRGQIQMLAQIAAHSGKQADTLEELVNVMPKAVTSSWAVVLSNTDAGLERVAASSAAPEDDGSTPQMPAIEGARILQPDFDEWVPESWFQLDTALTVAPLHGTDLVLVVGRVGGPDFLASEVREVGDLGYIIGAILR